In the Myxococcaceae bacterium genome, one interval contains:
- a CDS encoding RluA family pseudouridine synthase, with protein MVQRWKIPDSLSGIRADHYLVYHIGRISRSKAQKVIASGDFRLEQQLLKPSRRLKAGDWVELWRVPPDSSDIEHLTIPILYQDERILALNKPGNIAIHPSARYLYQTVTHWLKTHFPGKPIHPCHRLDRETSGILLCSQNRATDSALKQAFMKGQVEKTYWAFVEGHLDREIDCARPLCLQGGRGKVAIKMIEDSSGFASQTYFRPLRYDPMTDWTLVECKPKTGRQHQIRAHLALEGFPIVGDKLYSMGEDFFDAYTRGVADLSQLPLPRQALHARSIRFELQSQIYSLECSHPFFDAFLTPNPDEPSTQLVMDALPGLAETDGLS; from the coding sequence GTGGTTCAACGCTGGAAAATTCCAGATTCTTTAAGCGGAATCCGTGCCGATCATTACCTGGTTTACCACATCGGTCGAATTTCCCGTTCCAAAGCCCAAAAGGTGATTGCATCGGGGGATTTTCGGCTAGAACAACAGCTCCTCAAACCATCGCGTCGCCTCAAAGCAGGCGATTGGGTCGAGCTTTGGCGAGTCCCACCCGATTCTTCCGACATCGAGCATCTTACCATTCCGATCCTCTACCAGGATGAACGCATCCTGGCTCTGAACAAACCAGGCAATATCGCCATACATCCAAGTGCTCGATACCTGTATCAGACTGTCACCCACTGGCTCAAAACCCATTTTCCAGGAAAACCCATTCACCCTTGCCACCGCTTGGATCGCGAGACCAGTGGCATTTTACTTTGCAGTCAAAATCGAGCGACTGACTCCGCTTTGAAGCAAGCCTTCATGAAGGGTCAAGTCGAAAAAACCTATTGGGCCTTCGTCGAAGGGCACCTTGATCGGGAAATCGATTGTGCTCGGCCTCTTTGTTTACAGGGCGGACGCGGCAAAGTTGCCATTAAAATGATCGAAGACTCTTCAGGATTTGCTTCTCAGACCTATTTTCGCCCTCTGCGTTACGACCCTATGACCGATTGGACGCTGGTCGAATGCAAACCCAAAACCGGCCGCCAACACCAAATACGAGCCCATCTAGCCTTAGAAGGATTCCCCATTGTAGGCGATAAACTGTATTCGATGGGAGAAGATTTTTTCGATGCTTATACGCGAGGCGTCGCGGACCTATCTCAGCTGCCACTGCCCAGGCAGGCCTTACACGCTCGTTCCATTCGTTTTGAACTGCAGTCTCAGATTTATTCTTTGGAATGCAGCCATCCTTTTTTTGACGCTTTTTTGACTCCAAACCCAGACGAACCAAGCACGCAGCTTGTCATGGATGCCTTGCCTGGCCTTGCAGAGACGGATGGACTGAGCTAG
- a CDS encoding translocation/assembly module TamB domain-containing protein, with product MVSGLGYLAGKTPEVVRITIAELVADLKLKQGIQLDFQDIAIEGFLTARVDHFRLIKEDIGLFVQAKSVSFRLAPLKYLIDGNPVSRIEIDTPEVMAKINFDQKRSKVALAHPPFSISELIIKRGRAEINLNGQMVRIVDLDTNLALTPRNVALNHLAIEFPELKIDAVGNVRYHHKQYPGLGSDVRIRVSGKLEEVPEIRRLNMPLNGEVGILGHLRYPSIERGFEFMGELKAMGIRIDDVKIASLKGLAFVNQERLELNNAKVEFAGTELGLAAQLKFDQNWQFSAQVNAQNASLYDLLEDLGIQKSWAELKFGTVGFVRGQVKPFFILEGHAKGLARDLKVQSPKANIFNTAYPIQYELDLGADREAFHFWNVRLRDGRTQARIDCDLFFNKKGIRLNADIPRLQLDSIHNRVASNTYHGSGSAHVSIQGLYQNLFIQSPFQMADFRFEGISLGNLSGDFQYQDNAIRISKVEAQKKSVRYTGDLKISLNGPTRVAADVQVHKGLVADLLELSVPGELTGKARFEGPLEKGSLSEISIQSDWVVAQGATQTLWSLNLLKGAGDFKIEQGVLDRSLLRIQIQNDRLTAKGFMTPSQAQTELSLDLYDTLQYRVRIHKPFGSLDAFLDLPPVLQRLEPKAGLKLSAAGSLQRPQDSRAELSLYPALFYLENLKMIASRPIEAHYDQGSLKLSEVQFSSAQGDRVTVKGTVDRTGPQIDLNVQADLGALAQLDDRIEGAYGDFKMDLAMAGTWKNPLLHGKASIAPDSYLSLRDYPPGLTHVGGEIQFMGDEAQIALAGQADQGLLQLAGKIDLAKRSFEDLRFILADVPVYYSTFLTGNANGYLRLGGLWTEPTLSGDLQFSDMLLTQELDSLSFRPTRSSLKRQSIPLDVNLGLKDVIRYESRTFNGELSGRLKLLGNTSSPSLEGELNVLSGEAYFRSHHFQIHKARASFDNPFRINPKIDVEASSQILDYDVTVRAQGDLAHPRLILSSKPSLAQNELMNLVLFGFVGRNYQDHLGVARSAGLEAISMASGLGDKFLKLMPEGSFDELRLGTLYNQMGGITPSVVLGMQVFGNLRLRLQTSLVQNNLGNREKRIELEKYMSRRWRWRLNWDSEGVTNWGDAGGDFRVRWDF from the coding sequence ATGGTTTCGGGTCTCGGGTATCTTGCGGGAAAAACGCCCGAAGTTGTGCGAATCACGATTGCTGAATTAGTCGCTGATTTAAAGCTGAAACAGGGTATTCAACTGGATTTTCAGGACATTGCTATCGAAGGTTTTTTAACAGCTCGAGTCGATCATTTTCGCCTGATCAAAGAAGACATCGGCTTATTCGTTCAAGCCAAAAGCGTGTCCTTTCGATTGGCTCCTTTGAAATATTTAATAGATGGTAATCCTGTTAGCCGAATTGAGATTGATACGCCGGAAGTGATGGCCAAGATAAACTTCGATCAGAAACGCTCTAAAGTGGCATTGGCTCACCCTCCATTCTCAATTAGCGAATTGATTATTAAACGAGGTAGGGCTGAGATTAACCTGAATGGGCAGATGGTTCGGATCGTCGATTTGGATACCAATCTGGCTCTGACTCCTCGAAACGTAGCTTTGAATCACTTAGCGATTGAGTTTCCAGAGCTCAAAATCGATGCCGTTGGCAATGTTCGATACCATCACAAGCAATATCCAGGGCTTGGCAGTGATGTTCGGATTCGTGTGTCCGGCAAGCTTGAAGAAGTCCCTGAGATTCGTCGACTGAATATGCCACTGAATGGCGAAGTCGGGATTTTGGGCCATCTTCGCTATCCCTCCATTGAACGAGGATTCGAATTCATGGGGGAGCTTAAAGCCATGGGCATTCGAATCGACGATGTCAAGATTGCTTCGCTCAAGGGCTTGGCATTTGTGAACCAGGAAAGACTGGAACTCAATAACGCGAAAGTTGAGTTTGCAGGAACGGAGTTGGGGCTTGCCGCCCAGTTAAAGTTTGACCAAAATTGGCAATTCTCTGCACAAGTGAATGCTCAAAATGCTTCGCTCTACGACTTATTGGAAGATTTGGGGATTCAAAAAAGTTGGGCAGAATTAAAGTTTGGAACGGTCGGTTTCGTTCGAGGGCAAGTCAAGCCCTTTTTTATCCTTGAAGGGCATGCCAAAGGCCTCGCGCGTGATTTAAAAGTTCAAAGTCCCAAAGCGAATATTTTCAATACCGCTTATCCCATTCAGTATGAATTGGATCTCGGAGCAGACCGCGAAGCTTTTCATTTTTGGAATGTGCGCTTGCGAGACGGTAGAACTCAGGCACGGATCGATTGCGATCTTTTTTTTAACAAAAAGGGTATACGGCTCAACGCGGATATCCCTCGGCTACAATTGGATTCCATACACAATCGAGTGGCATCCAACACTTATCACGGAAGTGGGTCGGCTCATGTGTCCATCCAAGGGCTTTACCAGAATCTCTTCATCCAATCGCCTTTCCAAATGGCTGATTTTCGTTTTGAAGGGATTTCTTTAGGGAATTTAAGTGGCGATTTTCAATATCAAGACAATGCTATTCGAATCAGCAAGGTAGAGGCGCAAAAGAAGTCGGTGCGCTATACAGGGGATCTCAAAATTTCTCTCAATGGACCGACTCGTGTGGCGGCTGATGTTCAGGTTCATAAAGGTTTAGTGGCCGATTTGCTGGAGCTTTCTGTGCCGGGCGAGTTGACTGGAAAAGCTCGATTTGAGGGACCGCTTGAGAAAGGATCTCTTTCTGAAATCTCGATTCAGTCGGACTGGGTTGTTGCACAAGGAGCGACGCAGACGCTGTGGAGTCTCAATTTGTTGAAGGGCGCAGGAGACTTCAAAATTGAGCAGGGTGTTTTGGACCGTTCGCTTTTGCGCATTCAGATTCAGAACGATCGCTTAACGGCCAAAGGTTTTATGACCCCTTCCCAAGCTCAAACGGAACTGTCGCTTGATCTGTATGACACGCTTCAATACCGTGTTCGCATCCATAAACCCTTTGGTTCTTTGGATGCGTTCTTAGACCTGCCGCCTGTACTCCAACGCTTAGAACCCAAAGCCGGTCTTAAATTGAGTGCAGCCGGGAGCTTGCAGCGACCGCAAGATAGCCGTGCTGAATTATCCCTTTACCCAGCCTTATTCTATTTGGAAAATCTTAAAATGATCGCCAGTCGACCGATTGAAGCTCATTACGATCAGGGGAGTCTGAAGCTATCCGAGGTCCAATTTTCGAGTGCACAGGGGGATAGGGTGACAGTCAAAGGAACCGTTGATCGCACAGGTCCACAGATTGACTTGAACGTGCAGGCCGATTTAGGGGCGTTGGCCCAATTAGATGATCGGATTGAAGGCGCTTACGGCGATTTTAAAATGGATTTGGCGATGGCTGGGACCTGGAAAAACCCCTTGCTGCACGGTAAGGCTTCGATAGCTCCGGATTCTTACCTTTCTTTGCGAGACTACCCACCAGGCTTAACCCATGTTGGAGGCGAAATTCAATTTATGGGAGACGAAGCGCAAATTGCTTTAGCCGGGCAAGCAGATCAAGGCTTGCTTCAATTGGCAGGCAAGATCGACTTAGCGAAGAGGTCTTTTGAAGATTTGCGCTTCATACTCGCAGATGTTCCGGTTTACTACAGCACTTTTTTGACCGGAAACGCGAATGGATACCTTAGGCTCGGGGGTTTATGGACGGAGCCGACTTTATCCGGTGATCTTCAGTTCTCGGATATGTTGCTGACTCAAGAGCTGGATTCCCTCTCTTTTCGCCCAACGCGATCGAGTTTAAAGCGTCAATCCATTCCACTGGACGTGAATTTAGGTCTTAAGGATGTCATCCGGTATGAGAGTCGAACGTTTAATGGAGAGCTGAGCGGTCGGCTAAAATTGCTGGGTAATACCAGTTCTCCTAGCCTGGAAGGAGAGTTAAACGTGCTCTCTGGAGAGGCTTATTTCCGAAGCCACCATTTCCAAATTCACAAGGCTCGGGCGAGTTTCGATAATCCTTTTCGGATCAATCCCAAAATAGACGTTGAAGCGAGCAGTCAGATATTGGACTACGATGTGACCGTGCGCGCGCAAGGAGACTTGGCACACCCGAGGCTCATTCTTTCCTCCAAGCCTTCTTTAGCTCAAAACGAGTTGATGAATTTAGTCCTTTTTGGATTTGTCGGAAGAAACTATCAAGATCATTTGGGAGTTGCACGCAGTGCTGGTCTTGAAGCGATTTCGATGGCATCGGGTCTCGGAGATAAATTTTTGAAATTAATGCCAGAAGGCAGTTTTGATGAGCTGCGTTTAGGGACTTTGTACAATCAAATGGGCGGGATCACCCCCTCCGTCGTTTTGGGCATGCAGGTGTTTGGAAACCTGCGTCTGCGCTTACAGACTTCACTGGTTCAGAATAATTTGGGTAATCGAGAAAAGCGAATCGAGCTTGAAAAATACATGAGCCGTCGTTGGCGATGGCGATTAAATTGGGATTCTGAAGGCGTCACGAATTGGGGCGATGCGGGTGGCGACTTTCGGGTTCGATGGGATTTTTAG
- a CDS encoding BamA/TamA family outer membrane protein, with the protein MKYFFYCTLFFCWAVSGKQTLRIEGAKSIQSHYLDRLIQKKLTSRTQGNGRLFEQIQSEIVNHYRKLGFIFAKVDLSRVSGTQLLCRIREGKQILVRNIEVQGSTYFSAKRIRDRVRAFVLENASGYDIAVVDRAQIDQLLNPTLANQKQPSPVFFEYGFMPFDKSLFLKAKAELEELYIQSGFLDVQIYGPKESEIENDHWIDLQFRIDEGVQTRIRAIEYRGASVHLKDSAIRVGDPLSSEKVEQLRVQLIEHFWNEGYPDATIEQKIEDSKLIFKIQTGERVQIEEIRIQGNQVTQRPLIEYYLKMKPGDWFSWERWMESRSSLLQLDLFSEVELSLEGRTLMVTLKERERNSLELGVGASLVDGPRVSGLWQYRNLLGKGLGFRIRGQLNYPAAFYLLPVFYPLPVQEALKSQTSNYLAGKANMGLTYPQVLGVPFDLSASWDAGYLRDLKPAYILNSASSNGSLHSQVLKNLRLTGQMEIEYSNFTCSACALGESNQNIRADEGVVLQATPRWIGFWDGRDSALLPRKGYSIQLEADYGFGLKDATVGISYFKTLLAGSTYVPIVSSWTWVSHLRGGGIWNLNQGNYVPIFKRFYLGGTSSVRGFAENQIFPADASNTSGVSLGANYFALWRNELQFPIQGDWRGGLFMDAGELLKDIRHFSLQSLSVGTGLGVRYETPIGPLSLDLGVRVLDAHPINYSDVWSLLQLHFSIGDTL; encoded by the coding sequence ATGAAATACTTTTTTTACTGTACCTTATTTTTTTGCTGGGCTGTTTCGGGAAAGCAAACCCTTCGTATTGAAGGTGCGAAGTCCATTCAGTCCCATTATCTTGACCGGCTGATTCAAAAAAAATTAACTTCTCGCACTCAGGGCAATGGTCGGTTGTTTGAGCAAATTCAGTCCGAAATCGTTAATCATTACCGAAAGCTCGGCTTTATTTTTGCTAAAGTCGATCTTTCCAGGGTTTCTGGTACTCAGTTGCTTTGCCGCATCCGCGAAGGCAAGCAAATTCTCGTTCGAAATATTGAGGTTCAAGGGTCTACTTATTTCTCAGCAAAGCGGATTCGAGACCGAGTGCGAGCCTTTGTCTTAGAAAATGCTTCTGGATACGATATTGCCGTAGTCGATCGAGCTCAAATTGATCAACTCTTAAACCCAACTCTGGCGAATCAGAAACAGCCATCGCCTGTTTTTTTTGAATATGGCTTTATGCCCTTTGATAAAAGCTTATTTTTGAAAGCCAAAGCAGAGCTCGAGGAGCTTTACATTCAAAGTGGTTTCCTGGATGTCCAAATCTACGGTCCCAAGGAAAGTGAAATTGAAAATGATCATTGGATCGATTTGCAATTTCGAATCGATGAAGGAGTGCAGACTCGAATCCGAGCCATTGAATACCGCGGAGCTTCGGTCCATTTAAAGGATTCAGCCATACGCGTGGGTGACCCATTAAGTTCTGAGAAGGTCGAACAACTTCGAGTTCAACTCATCGAGCATTTCTGGAACGAGGGGTATCCAGATGCAACGATCGAACAGAAAATCGAGGACTCCAAACTGATTTTTAAAATTCAAACGGGAGAACGCGTTCAAATCGAAGAAATTCGTATCCAAGGCAATCAGGTGACCCAAAGGCCTTTGATTGAGTATTACCTTAAAATGAAGCCGGGCGATTGGTTCTCATGGGAGAGATGGATGGAGAGCCGATCCAGTCTTTTGCAGTTGGATCTCTTTTCGGAAGTCGAGCTGTCCTTAGAAGGGCGTACGCTGATGGTAACGCTGAAAGAACGAGAACGGAATTCATTGGAACTGGGCGTGGGGGCTTCGCTGGTAGATGGGCCTCGGGTGTCGGGACTCTGGCAGTATCGCAATCTCTTGGGAAAAGGACTGGGATTTCGGATTCGAGGGCAACTTAATTATCCTGCTGCTTTTTATCTCCTGCCTGTCTTCTACCCTCTTCCAGTCCAAGAGGCATTGAAGAGTCAAACATCCAACTACTTGGCTGGGAAAGCGAATATGGGTCTAACTTATCCTCAAGTGCTTGGGGTGCCATTTGATTTAAGCGCAAGCTGGGACGCAGGGTATTTAAGAGACTTAAAACCAGCTTACATTCTGAATAGCGCTTCCAGCAACGGCTCACTCCATTCTCAAGTTCTTAAAAATTTGAGGCTAACCGGCCAAATGGAGATCGAATACTCAAATTTTACCTGTTCTGCGTGTGCGTTGGGAGAGTCAAATCAAAATATTCGAGCGGATGAAGGAGTGGTGCTTCAGGCAACCCCAAGATGGATAGGGTTTTGGGACGGTCGAGATAGCGCTTTGTTGCCTCGAAAAGGATACTCCATTCAACTGGAAGCAGATTATGGGTTTGGTCTTAAAGATGCAACGGTCGGTATTTCGTATTTTAAAACTCTGTTGGCAGGCAGTACTTACGTACCGATTGTCTCGTCTTGGACTTGGGTGAGTCACCTGCGCGGGGGAGGGATTTGGAATCTGAATCAGGGAAACTACGTTCCAATTTTCAAACGGTTTTATTTAGGCGGGACTTCCAGTGTTCGAGGATTCGCAGAAAATCAAATTTTTCCTGCTGATGCTTCCAATACCTCTGGAGTGAGTTTGGGCGCTAACTATTTTGCTTTATGGCGGAATGAACTTCAGTTTCCCATCCAAGGGGATTGGCGTGGGGGTTTGTTCATGGATGCAGGAGAATTGCTCAAAGATATTCGACATTTCTCGCTTCAATCTCTGTCCGTTGGAACCGGTTTGGGTGTGCGCTACGAAACACCGATTGGGCCTCTAAGCCTGGATTTAGGGGTCCGTGTTCTGGATGCGCATCCGATCAACTATTCAGATGTTTGGAGTCTTTTGCAGTTGCACTTTTCAATCGGAGATACCTTGTGA
- a CDS encoding 4-hydroxythreonine-4-phosphate dehydrogenase PdxA, translating into MKRVIGYTEGEGVGPELFARVFRELDIPSSVSFKRCSNLMEAVNRAQRGEIQGLVTGPVHKASLQKLDGQSYAGQTEFLHAYLGVDEEPPLMVFIGGPFVLGLATVHLPISKVSDALTKPLLRAKLHRLLKGSSEYFKKPPQEVRVAILGLNPHAGESGLLGTEEIEVIEPVVAEFQNSGYRVRGPLSADGFWLHHQGQYDAVFSMYHDQGLGPYKLLAAGKAANVTWGLRIPRTSPAHGTADELVGTGLADSGSLETAIRLIV; encoded by the coding sequence GTGAAGAGAGTGATTGGTTACACCGAAGGAGAAGGAGTGGGGCCGGAACTTTTCGCTCGGGTCTTTCGAGAACTCGATATTCCTTCTTCTGTGTCTTTTAAGCGATGTTCCAATTTGATGGAGGCGGTGAATCGAGCTCAAAGAGGAGAGATTCAGGGGCTTGTCACGGGACCCGTCCACAAAGCTTCTCTTCAAAAATTAGACGGCCAATCTTACGCCGGTCAAACAGAATTTTTGCATGCTTATTTAGGCGTCGATGAAGAGCCTCCTCTCATGGTATTCATAGGAGGGCCTTTTGTATTGGGTCTTGCAACTGTACATCTGCCGATCTCAAAAGTTTCAGATGCTTTGACCAAGCCACTTTTAAGAGCAAAATTGCATCGGCTGCTGAAAGGCTCTTCAGAGTATTTTAAAAAACCGCCTCAAGAAGTCCGCGTGGCGATTCTAGGGCTCAACCCTCATGCGGGCGAGTCTGGCCTGCTGGGAACAGAGGAAATCGAAGTGATCGAACCTGTGGTCGCCGAGTTTCAAAACAGCGGTTACCGAGTACGGGGGCCTTTGTCTGCGGATGGATTCTGGCTTCATCATCAAGGCCAGTACGATGCTGTGTTTTCGATGTATCACGATCAAGGCTTAGGGCCTTATAAGCTCTTAGCGGCAGGAAAAGCCGCCAATGTGACTTGGGGTCTTCGGATTCCGAGAACGAGCCCGGCGCATGGAACGGCCGATGAACTCGTCGGGACTGGTCTCGCTGATTCGGGTTCATTGGAGACTGCAATTCGATTGATTGTATGA
- a CDS encoding FYVE zinc finger domain-containing protein has protein sequence MNRIFSVVLLVSVSSTNLMAWGLVRERPVWLHDALAETARIGQQIRESLREVKFFSLGSALTPLGRIGANYHEQINERYKRINALRREALSKRQQGKASEALEAEEELLELIELGALPEGLQQEEASQLNLDVMEAAPGKLFLFGDGREHLVPGVRLAPGQSASSSSSPTSSLATPLQPQDLASDCHECHKKFSFFKRKYNCRACGEIVCSDCLVASIPTLGYPDSKKACGSCVEKYRKTQQVRPQAERVQELVSEFEQQANVNTSTRDTILSAAGTVLNSLSSMVPAPFDSVVSMAQNVVSLAQTAASNRAESERLAARISRINMAMMKLLKEGDTPLAQRAANDLKKVFEDAIKLLEKFQQDSNRTFVERVQATWQQYSCSTADQFNSIHNDLTMIMNDRQFALTVDQKNRMQAPSLDEIKSSFQEELSHVSEEIKRQSETMGHRLTQLESNLQHYLDEFLHVQSRPISSLCSFKKFLELDPHSLKQVLIGLALPEYEQIINFLHSKMVTGQWFMNEENKVRSIIEGGMSDVQAVKDAYSESYKCLKHTVVERFQKELQDLNMRAQNFPALERQECKNLEMEESTDRHLLISGFIERAASLLSDENQLLRESVALEEQRYRSSLEGQEFEELSVRLKAAKMVRTPPRNVSLAHKEQSIAGFKQLRGLEWRVYRGDRIEDSRQVPIIESAEVDAVAGSVANAGWRLPTIWELENLFLEGRSADFQVDLNFAWSSTLIDGVAVMGDKWRLNLLNGGLCSRYLGYRGIILFVRELKSERVRTGRLAAMSRTGSWEDLCNE, from the coding sequence ATGAATCGAATCTTTTCTGTTGTTTTGCTTGTTTCTGTTTCGTCTACGAACCTAATGGCCTGGGGCCTTGTTAGAGAGCGTCCTGTTTGGCTTCATGACGCTTTGGCCGAGACTGCTCGAATCGGTCAACAAATCCGAGAAAGCCTGCGAGAAGTGAAATTCTTTTCTCTGGGATCGGCCTTGACTCCCCTGGGCCGTATTGGCGCAAACTACCATGAACAGATCAACGAGCGGTATAAGCGTATCAATGCACTGCGCCGAGAAGCTCTGAGCAAGCGGCAGCAGGGAAAAGCTTCGGAGGCTTTGGAAGCTGAAGAAGAACTTTTGGAACTCATCGAGTTGGGAGCACTGCCAGAGGGGCTTCAACAAGAAGAAGCTTCGCAACTGAATCTGGACGTTATGGAGGCAGCTCCGGGAAAGTTGTTTTTGTTTGGGGATGGGCGCGAGCATTTGGTACCAGGCGTGCGCCTGGCCCCAGGTCAGTCTGCCAGTTCAAGCTCTTCGCCTACTAGTTCGCTCGCAACTCCATTGCAGCCCCAGGATTTGGCTTCGGATTGTCATGAGTGTCATAAGAAATTTAGCTTCTTTAAACGAAAATACAATTGCCGTGCCTGCGGAGAGATAGTCTGTTCGGATTGTTTAGTAGCTAGCATCCCTACTCTGGGTTATCCGGATTCTAAGAAAGCATGTGGAAGTTGTGTAGAAAAATATCGAAAGACTCAGCAAGTGCGTCCACAAGCGGAGCGTGTTCAAGAGCTGGTGAGTGAGTTTGAGCAACAAGCTAATGTGAATACATCGACCCGAGACACGATTTTGAGTGCTGCTGGAACAGTACTGAATAGTTTAAGTTCTATGGTTCCTGCTCCTTTCGATAGCGTGGTTTCTATGGCTCAAAATGTGGTTTCTTTGGCTCAAACAGCAGCAAGCAACAGAGCCGAAAGCGAAAGACTTGCTGCCCGTATCTCTCGGATTAATATGGCCATGATGAAACTGCTGAAAGAAGGAGACACTCCTTTGGCTCAGCGTGCAGCCAATGATCTCAAAAAAGTGTTTGAGGATGCCATTAAGCTGCTTGAAAAATTCCAGCAGGACTCAAATAGGACCTTTGTGGAACGCGTCCAGGCTACTTGGCAACAATACTCCTGTTCGACAGCGGATCAGTTTAATTCGATTCACAACGACTTAACTATGATTATGAATGATCGTCAGTTTGCTTTAACGGTGGATCAAAAAAATCGTATGCAAGCCCCTAGTTTGGACGAGATTAAATCCAGTTTTCAGGAAGAGCTCAGTCATGTATCTGAGGAAATTAAACGTCAAAGTGAAACCATGGGCCACCGGCTTACCCAATTGGAAAGCAATCTGCAACACTACCTGGATGAGTTTTTACACGTCCAATCTAGGCCAATTTCTAGTCTATGTAGTTTCAAAAAATTTTTGGAATTAGACCCGCATAGCCTAAAGCAAGTCCTGATCGGATTAGCGCTTCCGGAATACGAACAGATTATCAATTTCTTGCATAGTAAGATGGTTACCGGGCAGTGGTTTATGAATGAAGAAAACAAAGTTCGATCTATTATTGAAGGTGGTATGTCCGATGTACAAGCCGTGAAAGACGCATATTCTGAGTCTTATAAGTGTCTCAAACACACGGTTGTTGAGCGTTTTCAAAAAGAACTTCAGGATTTGAATATGAGAGCCCAAAATTTTCCAGCATTAGAGAGGCAAGAGTGTAAAAATTTAGAGATGGAAGAATCTACCGATAGACATTTATTGATTTCTGGCTTTATAGAAAGAGCAGCTTCGTTGCTTTCTGATGAAAACCAGCTGTTGCGTGAATCTGTCGCTTTAGAAGAGCAAAGATATCGATCCAGTCTGGAAGGGCAGGAGTTTGAAGAATTAAGTGTTCGTCTAAAAGCAGCAAAAATGGTGCGAACCCCTCCACGCAACGTGTCGTTGGCCCATAAAGAGCAATCTATTGCTGGGTTTAAACAACTTAGAGGTTTAGAGTGGCGAGTATACCGAGGTGATAGAATTGAAGATTCCAGGCAAGTACCTATCATCGAAAGTGCAGAAGTAGATGCGGTGGCGGGGAGTGTAGCCAATGCAGGGTGGCGTTTGCCAACCATCTGGGAGTTAGAGAATCTATTCTTGGAAGGACGAAGCGCTGATTTTCAAGTAGATTTAAATTTTGCTTGGTCAAGTACTTTGATCGATGGTGTCGCGGTCATGGGAGACAAATGGCGCCTTAATTTGCTAAATGGAGGTCTTTGTTCCCGGTACCTTGGATACAGAGGAATTATTCTTTTTGTGAGAGAGCTGAAGAGCGAACGAGTTAGAACAGGCCGCCTGGCAGCGATGAGCCGAACAGGAAGCTGGGAAGACTTATGTAATGAATAA